Proteins from a single region of Sandaracinaceae bacterium:
- a CDS encoding alpha/beta hydrolase family protein yields MHWVDRATGRYLSRKKMFAAGFGDVAALERMRDAPALFDVPHGIFLEEAIKQSPFLTGRQRIEARSTKGLNQREVSWHSGAVDPRFEDSVRRGRALLLTQQGELSRVAPLCIAMAASGEEGYARRVKLLAPLVREGFEVLVLENPFYGARRRPGQPSARLPTVYEQFHMNHASVLETLGLLRALRERPGFQHKPLGLVGYSMGGFMVSLAAGAFGQPLAVVPVAAGRSPRSVYLDGALSWAVDFAALERERPDAPRVPGGALRGHGSPPARARARVVHRDGGRRARRLRLPRRDRPAPAALARRVPAALPRRTHARLHHLRCAHSPRGARRLPWPRARVTKETKKPAWTEVEAGSFELHADGVRRR; encoded by the coding sequence ATGCACTGGGTCGACCGCGCCACAGGCCGCTATCTCTCGCGCAAAAAGATGTTTGCTGCGGGCTTTGGGGACGTGGCTGCCCTCGAACGGATGCGCGACGCGCCGGCTCTCTTCGACGTTCCACACGGAATTTTCCTCGAGGAGGCCATCAAACAATCTCCATTCCTGACAGGCCGTCAGCGGATTGAGGCGCGATCGACCAAGGGCCTGAATCAACGCGAGGTCTCGTGGCACTCAGGCGCAGTCGACCCGCGCTTCGAGGACTCCGTGAGGAGGGGCCGTGCGCTCTTGCTCACACAACAGGGCGAGCTCTCGCGCGTGGCGCCCCTCTGCATCGCCATGGCCGCGAGTGGTGAAGAGGGCTACGCGCGCCGCGTGAAGCTGCTGGCGCCGCTGGTGCGCGAGGGCTTCGAGGTGCTGGTGCTGGAGAACCCCTTCTACGGTGCGCGGCGCCGGCCCGGCCAGCCGTCCGCCCGGCTGCCCACCGTCTACGAGCAGTTCCACATGAACCACGCGTCGGTGCTGGAGACGCTGGGGCTGCTGCGCGCGCTGCGGGAGCGGCCTGGCTTTCAGCACAAGCCGCTGGGCCTCGTGGGCTACAGCATGGGCGGCTTCATGGTGTCGCTCGCCGCCGGTGCGTTTGGGCAGCCTCTGGCCGTGGTGCCCGTGGCGGCGGGTCGCTCTCCGCGCAGCGTGTACCTCGACGGGGCGCTGTCGTGGGCCGTGGACTTCGCTGCGCTCGAGCGTGAGCGGCCCGATGCACCGCGCGTTCCTGGGGGAGCTCTTCGAGGCCACGGCTCGCCACCTGCACGCGCCCGCGCCCGGGTCGTCCATCGTGATGGCGGCCGCCGAGCGCGACGGCTTCGTCTTCCCCGAAGAGACCGACCAGCTCCTGCAGCACTGGCCCGGCGCGTCCCTGCGGCGCTACCGCGGCGGACACACGCACGTCTTCACCACCTTCGATGCGCACATTCGCCGCGCGGTGCGCGACGCCTTCCGTGGCCTCGCGCGCGGGTAACAAAAGAGACGAAGAAGCCCGCCTGGACCGAAGTCGAGGCGGGCTCGTTCGAGCTTCACGCGGACGGTGTCAGACGCCGATGA
- a CDS encoding 3-hydroxyacyl-CoA dehydrogenase family protein gives MDAARRADSIVATVTSGLSINTLAEGRSESFRKNFLGLHFFNPPNVIVGTELIAGKDTDPGLLDFIETYSEKKLGRTMIRTHDTAGFAGNRVGFKVLNECAILAEEHGPALIDKVVGPYTGRALTPLATVDLVGWDIHRAIVDNIVALTKDEAHSTLVLPKYMAELMDKGTLGNKSGRGFFMRDGKRKLALIPGTDRYQPVDEIKFPDLSYIAEIAELHRIGRYDAAMAAFVAARAEADLARGHLWLHHLLVPPRGRVHRHHHGHRPDHGSGLQLGAAQRAGGHHRPRADHRHAREVGRPRARHLGERRAGHALLQPPHHQRRQVLRRRLSVGSTSREGENRDVQRSLYPWWLPDRLRPQLEQGAQALRRHDPRVRGRRAA, from the coding sequence CCAGCGGCCTCAGCATCAACACGCTGGCCGAGGGCCGCAGCGAGTCGTTCCGCAAGAACTTCCTGGGCCTGCACTTCTTCAACCCGCCCAACGTCATCGTCGGCACCGAGCTGATCGCCGGCAAGGACACGGACCCCGGCCTGCTCGACTTCATCGAGACGTACTCGGAGAAGAAGCTCGGCCGCACCATGATCCGCACGCACGACACGGCGGGCTTCGCCGGCAACCGCGTGGGCTTCAAGGTGCTCAACGAGTGCGCCATCCTGGCCGAAGAGCACGGCCCCGCGCTCATCGACAAGGTCGTGGGCCCCTACACCGGCCGCGCGCTCACGCCGCTCGCCACCGTGGACCTCGTGGGCTGGGACATCCACCGCGCCATCGTGGACAACATCGTGGCCCTCACCAAGGACGAGGCGCACAGCACGCTGGTGCTGCCGAAGTACATGGCGGAGCTCATGGACAAGGGCACGCTCGGCAACAAGAGCGGCCGCGGCTTCTTCATGCGTGACGGCAAGCGCAAGCTCGCGCTCATTCCCGGCACCGACCGCTACCAGCCGGTGGACGAGATCAAGTTCCCGGACCTCAGCTACATCGCCGAGATCGCGGAGCTGCACCGCATCGGTCGCTACGACGCCGCCATGGCCGCGTTCGTGGCCGCCAGGGCCGAGGCCGACCTCGCGCGAGGTCATCTCTGGCTACATCATCTACTCGTTCCACCGCGTGGGCGAGTGCACCGACACCATCACGGGCATCGACCTGATCATGGGTCAGGGCTTCAACTGGGCGCCGCCCAGCGTGCTGGTGGACACCATCGGCCTCGCGCAGACCATCGGCATGCTCGAGAAGTCGGGCGTCCCCGTGCCCGCCATCTTGGCGAACGCCGCGCCGGGCACGCGCTTCTTCAACCACCCCACCATCAACGTCGGCAAGTTCTTCGTCGCCGGCTGAGCGTCGGTTCCACCAGCAGAGAAGGAGAAAATCGAGATGTCCAAAGAAGTTTATATCCTTGGTGGTTACCAGACCGACTTCGCCCGCAACTGGAGCAAGGAGCGCAAGCACTTCGTCGCCATGATCCGCGAGTCCGTGGCCGGCGCGCTGCGTGA